A single Callithrix jacchus isolate 240 chromosome 4, calJac240_pri, whole genome shotgun sequence DNA region contains:
- the WHR1 gene encoding winged helix repair factor 1, giving the protein MLVSASARAPSSTGLRGDKLTPLSSSRLGTYAVSPGLLEGTPGEAVRHCSAPEDPIIRLSSLYLYLFPGIIKSRDMSRKRHRLVSETSGLKRRQKRGPVESDPLRGERGSARAAVSELMQLFPRGLFEDALPPIVLRSQVYSLVPDRTVADRQLKELQEQGEIRIVQLGFDLDAHGIIFTEDYRTRVLKACDGRPYAGAVQKFLASVLPACGDLSFQQDQMTQTFGFRDSEITHLVNAGVLTVRDAGSWWLAVPGAGRFIKYFVKGRQAVLGMVRKAKYRELLLSELLGRRTPAMVRLGLTYHVHDLIGAQLVDCISTTSGTLLRLPET; this is encoded by the exons ATGCTGGTATCTGCGTCGGCAAGGGCCCCTTCCAGCACGGGCCTGAGGGGTGACAAGTTGACGCCCCTTTCGTCATCACGTCTTGGTACATACGCTGTGTCACCTGGTCTACTGGAAGGGACGCCCGGGGAAGCCGTACGTCACTGCTCTGCGCCGGAAGACCCTATTATCCGGTTATCTTCCCTCTACCTCTACCTCTTCCCCGGTATCATAAAATCCCGGGATATGAGCCGGAAGAGGCATCGCCTGGTCTCGGAGACCAGTGGACTTAAGAGGCGGCAGAAACGAGGGCCTGTGGAATCGGATCCTCTGCGGGGAGAGCGAG GGTCGGCGCGCGCGGCTGTCTCAGAGCTCATGCAGCTGTTCCCGCGAGGCCTGTTTGAGGACGCGCTGCCGCCCATCGTGCTGAGAAGCCAGGTGTACAGCCTAGTGCCTGACAGGACCGTGGCCGACCGGCAGCTG AAGGAGCTTCAAGAGCAGGGGGAGATCAGAATCGTCCAGCTGGGCTTCGACTTGGATGCCCATGGAATTATCTTCACTGAGGACTACAGGACCAGa GTCCTCAAGGCCTGTGATGGCCGACCGTATGCTGGGGCAGTGCAGAAATTTCTAGCTTCAGTACTTCCGGCCTGTGGGGACCTTAGTTTCCAGCAGGACCAAATGACACAGACCTTTGGCTTCAGGGACTCAGAAATCAC GCATCTGGTGAATGCTGGAGTCCTCACCGTCCGAGATGCTGGGAGCTGGTGGCTAGCTGTGCCTGGAGCTGGGAGATTCATCAAGTACTTTGTTAAAG GGCGCCAGGCTGTCCTCGGCATGGTCCGGAAGGCCAAGTACCGGGAGCTGCTCCTATCAGAGCTCCTGGGCCGGCGCACGCCTGCCATGGTGCGGCTTGGCCTCACCTACCATGTGCACGACCTCATTGGGGCCCAGCTAGTGGACTG CATTTCTACCACTTCTGGAACCCTCCTCCGCCTGCCAGAGACATGA